ATGATTACTCATAGTGAACATTATGATAATGTAGCTTAAAATTTTGGCTAatgatcaaaatataattatctaatGGAGGTTAAgtaatatatgtacacatataaatGAGGGGATAAATACAAACATCATTATTTTTGAAaggatgtatatatttatataattttgataaaaaatattagagAGAAATGAACAATACCAATAagtagtaaaaatattttttccatcaATAAGTTATggacaaataaatatttatttaagataatattttcttaatatataggtAAAGCTTCATTTTTAGGAAATTCTTATTAAATCTTCCTTCACCTATCATCAAACAAGTAATTGTCTCATTGCTGCTAAACATAGTATTTATAAATGACATGTCCATTAGAGAGCAAagcaaaaaaaatcttgaaaaagaagatagtatatttttataagaatatttcatAACCAGTCATATGAAATCAATAATAGAATATATTGCTTTTGGAGTTGAGAAATGATGTATTCATCCAACATCAATCATAGTTATAAAAAGGAAAACATTCCCAATATTATTTCATGTGAGGAATCTCTCTTGCAATCTTGTTCTAAGGGTCCCACAGTTGAGGTGGTCATGACCTCATCCTTGCAAAACCCTAATCATGTTCCACTGCATGGTTCTTCTTTGTGATGAATGGTTGTTGTTGAGTGTGGCTTCCTCTTTTccatttccttttccttttcctttcacaTGTTGTGCAATCCATCTTTAGCTTACTATGGTTGTCAAAGTCCAAAAGATGCATAGATGTGGGTccaaaatttttgtttctttttttctattttatgatAGAAGCTTTTTTattcattaattaaaaataataaaatatttgattgatGAGGACAAGTACATCAACAATGACAATTAGATTCTAGCTTGGATTTGGATTGACCATGTCATATTTCCTGTTGTGAAAGATCTTGATTCAACCAAAGCTGATCTTAATTGCCACATAATGTCTTGTCAACATGAATAAGCCCTAAACATGGACATCATCCATTCCAATTTCCACTAAAAAATCTCAATAAATTATAcatcaattaaaaataatttttagtcATCATATGAATTTTGCTATTGTGTGCATGCATGCATTAAACTTTAAATCAGTGTAGTTATTCATCTAAACTATtcctaataaaaaaatcatatataattttttttatacataTAAGTACTGAACTTTGTTTTAGAGAAATGAATATGAAAATGACTTATTTTGGGGGGATGCATGATTGATGTTCCACAACAAGGAACACCCATCTTGGTCTCTGCATGGAATGTGGCAATGAGGCCAAGGTTGTATGCCAAGTCAATGATTCTAAGGTTGTCTGTGATTTGTATCAATTTGCAGATGAGTTAGGTGAACCCAATTAAGGTTCTTGAATGAATCCATTGTGGACCATGAAGATGATGACCTCCACAGGATTCACAGAGGTAAAACCGAGATGATGGGAGGGGTTGATGGACTGGTTGTTGCAGGTTGGCTTGGTCAAGCCTCTCATCTGAATTCTCTCTTCCTCACTACACTTGGCAGGCCAACAGCATCGGAGAGCATTAGGCAACCATGGCTGATGGGAAGCCTCACCTTCTTCTTTGTCTGCCATCACATCTTTCGGGTGGGACTTCCACTTCCGGTTTACCCGTTTGCTTCGGTTGCTCGAGTTCTTTTGAGGTTTATTGCTCTGTTGTTGCAGGTGAAGTGTCCATTTACTCTTGCTTGAGGTGGAGATAATGGTGGGTGGACTTCTCTCTTGATGAACAGAGAGTTGGCGGATGACATGTTCTGCTGAGAAATGGCGCTCCTTGGTTTCTGTTGCTGCTTCGTTCTTGTCTATCTTCTGATCGTTTTGATCAGCTTCATCGTCGATCACGCTTTCAGGTAAGGGAGTAGtgggagctgctgctgctgcttctgcttcGTTCCTCTGCGGCTGTATGTTGAGAGAGCTTGCTGTTTCGGTTTGTGTTGCGTGCAGAGATAGGAGAGGAGGAGCTTCGCAGAGAGATGAGCGCAAAGGTCTGCCTGAATCCTTGGGGGAGAAAGAGGAATCGTGCGTCAGGTTTAAGTTCCAGCATCAGATATCGAATTACCAGAGAGGCAATTGCGATGAGGAACCAGAAGCTGCGTTACCTGTTGATGGAGGAGATGAGTCTTCTCACGGCTTCTCGTCCGAGAAAGACTTCCGCGGGTTCATGGAAGAGCCGAAAGCCACAACCTCTTGTACCGAGCTCGATTcaggagaagcagcagcagctgctgccgATGATGATGCCGTGCACAATGCCAGCGATTCGATCGAGATCAAGGACAAGATATTGCCGAGAAATTATGAGGTCGTGGAAGAGAATGGAGCATGTTCTTTGTCGGAGGAATTCTCCGGCTTCGATTCGGAGACCGACTCCATTAGCATGAGCGATGGTTACTCGGTGCACGACCTCGTCGTGGACTCAGATGGTTTCTTGTCCGAGAGAGACTTCGATGGAGAAGAAGAACAGCTGCGGAAGAGTCtgaaccaagaagaagaagaagaagaagaagaagaagaagaagaagaagaagaagaagaagaagaagaagaagaagaagaagaagaagaagctgatgACAGGCTTCAAGAAACAACGAATCTGCCATGTTCTCATGCACCCCAAATCGAGTTCACCGATTCCAGCGACGACGATCTTGATTCGACGAGCAGAGGTTGCAGTCCTATGAAGAGCCCTGAGGAAGTCCTCGATGCAGAAGAGGCAGGAGACGGGTCGGATGCTGCTGCTGATAAGTCGGAGAAGAAGAATCAGTTCAAGGTGTCAGACGACGAGGAGTACGGCGAGCTGGAGCTGCTCTGGGAGCACCAGGACCTGATAGAACAGCTGAGGATGGAGCTGAGGAGAGCGAGGGACATCGGTCTGCCGACGATTCTGGAGGAGTCAGAGAGTCCCCGAACAGTGGAGGATCTGAAGCCATTAAAGATGGACGAGAGCTTCCTTCACGAGGATCCACTGGACGAGCTGCACAGGGCTTACAGGAGCTACAGGGAGAGGATGAGGAAGTTCGACATCCTCAACTACCAGAAAATGTACGCAATAGGTCAGTCCaaatccttctcctcctcctcctcctcctcctcctctctctcttcctctcgccATTGATTACATGCAGTAAGTAGTAACCATCAGCGTTCCTCCTCAATTTCCAGGTTTCCTGCAGGTGAAGGATCCTCTCAGATCACTGGGACCTCGAAAGACATTAGCCTTAGCAATCTCATCCATCCTCTCCCAAAGCTTCTGGTCGATTCGTCGAAAACCCAGCTCCGAACCTTCAGACAAGTTCATCAAGGAGCTTCAGAGTGACCTGGAAGTGGTGTACGTTGGCCAGACATGCCTGTCATGGGAGTTCTTGAGATGGCAGTACGAGAAAGCTCGGGAATTGCCGGAATCCGATCCATACCGAAGCCACCACTTCAATCAAGTGGCAGGAGAATTCCAACAGTTCCAAGTGGTCATCCAGAGATTCGTCGAGAACGAAACATTTCAAGGGCCGAGGCTGCCAAACTACATCAGAAACCGATGCGTTCTCCGAAATCTTCTCCAAGTTCCTTTGATCAGAGGTAAGCAACCTCCGAACCGCATCTGTTGCTCCTGCAAACCATCAACCGAAGGCCAGTTTTGTTGCAGAGGATGGAGCGAGAGAGAAGATGGAGGATCACCACAAGGGATGCTATGACATCACAAGTGAGATGATAGAAGATGCCATGGAGGAATCCATCAGGATCTTCTGGGAATTTGTCAAGGCAGACAAGGATGAAACCCCAGGTATTCTGAAAGGGTTCATGGGAGCTCATGTCGACCTGCAAGACCCATCAGACTTTGACCTCATGGAAGACATCCAATCCGATCTCCGCAAGGTGGTGCATGCTTCTCCAGTTCTTCAACTGTCTCTACTCTTCTCCTGTAATCTCCTCTTGTTTGGTGCAGAAAGAGAAGAAGCTCAAAGACATTGTAAGAACTGGCAACTGCATAGTCAAGAAGTTCAAAAGGCCAAAGGAAGATCGATCAAATCAGGACCTTTTCTTCTCCCAAGTAGACCTGAAGCTGGTGGCAAGAGTGCTGAGAATGTCTACAATCACAACCGATCAATTGGTGTGGTGCCACAAGAAACTGAGCAAGATTAGGCTGGTGGAGAGAAAGATCTACAGGGAGCCTTCCTTCTTGCTATTCCCATGTTGATCTACACAGAAAGATTCATTAAAATTCTTTCTTACAGCATCAATTTCTGTAcgaaaattggtgtgttctccacACATTGTTAGGCAAGATGTCACCTTCAACAAATGTGAATCCAAAACCTGAATTGGTCAACAACAACAAGCTGTTTCCCTTCTCTCAGAAAACAGAGTCTCTTGCGTTGTTCTCAGAAAACATCATCTGCTGGGTGATGATTAGATCGAGTATGGCACATCAATGGATAATTAGATGTGAAACGACGAGGACTGGATCAACATGGCAGgctggggggggaggggggggaggaGAAAGTAATCTTGGACTCCTCGTCGTCACCGATGATGGAGAATGACACGGGGTGAGGACAAGGAGGCCGTTGTTGGATCTCTCTTTGCGGACGGAATCGACAGAGCGGAGAAAGCGATGCACAACAGTGACGAAGCCCGTGGATGGGACCTCGGGCGCGGGCTGTAACACCACCAGTGGGAACTAAGGGACAGCCGTGGTTCACATGCCGTCTGTTGTTGCTGGTTGCCGCCATTAATGAGAGCTTGGAGCCTTGCAAGCAAGCTCATATGCTTGCTTCCGAGGGATCACAGGAGGTGGATTATGGCTGCGTTTTCTGGCACCAGAAAGAACAAAGGCTAAAGTCTCAGAGCACTCACACAAAgacttcatcttcttcctccgaGCCCGAGCTATGACTTCCATTTGCACTACTCTCTGCGATCATAAAGAACAGTCAATAAAGAAACACACTCCCtctacccaaaaaaaaaaggaaaagaatctgAAAATAAATTTAGATTGAAGATCTGAAAATTACTTTACTTCAAAAAACACATTTGAAATCTTATGCTGATTATATATATGTCATAAATCTCATatttatcacacacacacacacacacacacacacacacatatatatatatatatatatatatatatatatatatatatatataatcttttaatgATCTCTACTTTTTATGTTCTCTTTAGAGTAGATAAAAAGCTTAGGCTTCTTATTTTTAGTTTACATTAACCTAATTAACTAGTAATTCATGGAAATGTCTTTTCTAGTTATTAAAGAcgaagaaaatagaaaaatattatttgatttatataaaaataaaaaatatttttttggttaTTAAAGAGAgggaaaatgagaaaaaatatgAAATGATTTCAATAGAATTGTAaccaatataaataaaataatatattgtgTCAAGAATGGGATTCGAACCCATGCCCTTTCGGACCAGTACCTGaaactggcgccttagaccaactcggccatcttgaCGTTAGTGTGATGGTAATgatctttctaatatttatcttCTAAATGCGGAAGAATCACAATTTTTGTCTTTCTCGCTGCTTTTGTACGTGACATTGCCATCTTTTCCATGTACTACTCTGGCCACAATTTCTCCGAGCAAATTGGACGCTTCGGTTGCGGACAATCTGTTTGATTGAATGACAAGCTCAGCTAGGGATTGGATTTTGGAGAACTCATTCGGCTAATACTTCCACTGCTACTGCAGAACATTGTAGCAGGGATTAAGGGGCGTCGTTCGTGTGAACACATCCACAGGATGGCGGCGATCGCCTCCTCGTCTCTGTCGTTTCCTGTCCACGATTTAATATAGACCGACGTGTGAAGGATCAGCACCTCATCACGCAGACGTGGGGTGTACGTCTCTTCCTTTCCTGTTCCACAGTCTCGCCCATAAGTATGGCGACGCAGACAGCTGCAGCACGTACTCGTCGCCTTCACCCCGAGATGAAGCCTTCCGTAacccttcttctgcttcttcttcttcttcccctcctgGCTGCCCAAGATTTCGACTTCTTCTACTTCGTTCAACAGGTTCGCTAGTAGTGAtcgatctttcttcttcttcttcttcttaatgcTTCGATGCTAACCATGTTCTCCATGCAGTGGCCGGGCTCGTACTGCGACACCAAGCAAAGCTGCTGCTACCCTTCCACCGGGAAACCAGTGGCCGACTTCGGCATCCACGGGCTGTGGCCCAACTACAACGATGGCTCGTACCCGTCGAATTGCGACCCTAAGAGGCCTTACAATGCGTCCGAGGTGCTTCGTTTTCGTCTCCTCTGCCGCTGTTGATGCTTGTCGCATGGTCCTgtgacatggatggattcttgatGTGCAGATCAACGATCTAATGGGGAGAATGCGATCGAGATGGCCAACCCTAGCTTGCCCCAGCGGCGACGGCTCCCGTTTCTGGAGCCACGAGTGGGAGAAGCACGGCACCTGCTCGGCGTCCGTCCTCGACCAGCACTCCTACTTCCAAACGGCTCTCGACCTCAAGAAGCGAGTCAACCTCCTCAAGCTTCTGCAAGACGCAGGTACGTACCACAAGCTTGTGGCGTCCTCCAAAGGATGGCATGCATGACGCCATGGTGCTTGCTGCATGCTGTTGCAGGTGTTCGACCAGACGGCGGCTTTTACGGCCTGGGGGACATATCTAGCGCCATCGGAGATGCCATCGGCTACGCTCCCGGAATCGAGTGCAACGCCAATGAATTCGGGAACAGGCAACTGTATCAGATCTACGTGTGTGTGGATACTTCGGGGAAGGAGCTCATCCGGTGTCCTGTCTACCCTACGAGTAAGTGCTCTTCCCGAATCGAGTTCCCTCCGTTTTGAGATGTCAACTTATATGtatctaataataaatattatttcggcACAAAGCTACTTCAAGAATCCCATAAACATATGCCAAAATAAATAGAATCtatcccttatatatatatatatatatatatatatatatatatatatatatatatatatatatatatatatatatataaagatagtaAGATTATTCATCTCTGATGTagctcaaataaaataaaaaaattataaatagatattaaatctgtaattttttaataattttttttttaaagaagagaTATATGTTAAATAATTCTTagttttattattcataaataaGAAGATAATATGTAAGTTAAAGAGGGCTTTTTATGTGCTCAAATATGCCCTGCAAACATGAAATTGTCTAAtcgatatttatttttatttaaaataatttttatgaatgcccatttaaatatattttttatataaaaactaACTCTAAATGCTTGTATGCagatgatttaatttttattatcaataatctctccatgattaaagattttaaactTTCGATGAAAAAAGAGTTTGAGCTGATTGACTTTGGCCTAATGATATTTAGTGGGCATCAAAGTTATATGAGATAATAAAAACTATTTATTTCATGAACATATTATGCAAAGGAGATTCTAAAAAAGTTCTTCATAAAAGATTAAGTAAATTTATGAAAAATTCAAAAACATCTCATTTGAATGTTGCTAAGGGAATATTATGATATAATAAAGGTATAATTAACTATGACATATTCTACTCCTCATGTAAGAAgctatattttattaaatatagcGAGATTTGTATTTTATCTTGGTGAATATGCATTCATATAGTTTTTGAAGAAACATTTTAAAATATCAATATGGATATAGTAGCCTCTTTTATTTGTAATGCAATTTACTTCATGTAGTTCATATATAATAAGAAAATCCTATCAAGATTAATATTGATAATAAGTTAGTTATTATCCTAACAAAGGGTCTAATCTATCATGAAAGACCGAAGTATGTTGAtacaagattttattttataaaagattatgtcaaaaaataaaaaaataagtgatATATATACTCACAAAGCCGCTcaattttgaagtatttctacaaATATGAATGAAACTTGACATGttatgaaataagtttaagaGGGATGAATATTGAAATTAAACTTGCGTCGATCCTTCCCCCAAGTACCAGAAAGAAATTTATTATTCTAAGAAGTGAAACACATTAAAGAGCATATAGAAGAATGAACTAAATTAACTATTAGTTATTGAAAGATGAAAAAAAGTCTAGAAAAGATATTCATATTAAATATAATGAATATGAAGTATTTATGGAGAATATATAAACCCTATATATTGAGTCACGAAGGTCATAGTCTTGAAGTTTACTTTTAATAAAATTGCGACTTTGATAGGTTTTACAATAGAGTCAATGAGCTTGAAAAAGATAAGTGGTAGCACTAAGGATGCTAGGATTTAATAAATCTAGATAAGtataaaataattaagaaaaacaAGAAGAGTTAGAAGACCCACTTTGGATGGAaggatcaaaaataaaatatttcaagagatagtcataaataaaatataatcaaaGGGTTAGATCAATCGTATTCCCTGAGTTAATACATCACTGATGCTTTAAAGATAAGGCACATTAATCACTAATATTCTTAGCCTTGAACAATGAAATGATAATGGAGTGGATGGTTGTTGTTGACGAGAGCTACGTTGGAATGATGGTGTAGTTTCTTTTGATGATGGTGTTATTGATGTAATAGTGATGATATTACTGTGATGGTTGAGgatgaagagagaagaagaaaaaaagaaaaaaatagataaaGATAAAACTACTCACCCTTGAGAACTCTCTTATTGCTTATATATCACACCTAAGATCCTTCATGGCTATAAGCTCTCAGCTCTTCTTCAAGTGGCAAAAGAACAGAAGCTGTCTCAGCTACTCACTCAAGCTGTTGTACTTCCTAATCACTTTGGAAATCTTCGATGTTGTGATAAATTCTCCAGATTTTTCACAGTGCTGAGCTTGAGAAATTTCATGGACTGATGAGGTTTCCTCGGCATTGGTAAAAGCAGCTGACACAGTAGTATTAGCTTCAAAGTCCCATTTTATCTTGGAGTTTGGCAACATCCTTGAATGCCCCTAGTAACTGTTCTTCATGCTCACTAATGCAACTGCTCACAGCCTTCTCTATCTGTGTTCCACATTCCATCAGATCTACATTGTTTTGAACAGTTTGGAATGACAATGTAGAACAACTGTCTGAAGTAGCTGCTAGAGTGCCATCAAGTTTTGTCTTGCCCAATTCTTGGACATCAGCATCCATAACATCACACTTAGCTGCAATGGTCTGTGGCACACTAACTTCTTCCTCCAGTTTGGTTTCCAAGGTTTCATTCTTTCCAAGGACATTAGAACAATTTCCAGCAAGCATCACAACAGAGGATTGTGGCTCTGAATGAGCATGATCAGCAAAAAGATTCATATCTGATTCGGCTTCCGGTTCAGAAGGTAGAAGACTCTCTTTTTGCTCAACAATTACATTGTGACATGGTAGTAGATTTGCCCGATTCGCGTCTTCCCGTGAATAAGCACCTACTGCTTCCCACGTACATGATACCGAATATTAGCTGAACTAGTATAATTGTTTTCAAAAATAGTAATTTCACAAGTAAGCAAGAAGAAGTAAAGCTAGAAAAGATGAGACCATATGAATGGAAAACATGATGAAATCAAGAAACTCCATAACAGATATAAGCATCTCAAAGAATTAAATTGCTCTAATTGAACTTGGTCACATGAAAAAACACCTACCATTAAGTGATTGTTCTGCATCAAGAGAAATATAGGGATTTGATGCTTCTGCTGGTTCAGTTATGATTGGTAAAACATCAGATAGAATGAACTCTACTGCAGCATCAACATCTTCAGAATATTCAACAGCGACAGCCCTAAGTATTCGGAGATCAATCTGCAGGGAAGTAAAAAAGACACCAATTATAATGTCATTGATAGCAAAAGAGCAACCTAAATATCAAAATTCAACTTCCTCTGAATTTATTATTTACAAAGTCAAGATCCCTGGCAATCTTTAAATATCCAGACCTCAATTAATCAAACTAGCAATAGAACATATAAGGAATGAAGACTTCTTCTAATAAATAAGGTGGTGAATGTGGATGTGTCCTACAGATATATTAACATCACAGTATATAACAATGTAAATTTCTgaaatgcataaagttgtaacatTCTGCATAATGAAGCAGGAAAACAATTTTAGAATAATCAGCATTCGATGTTCAGGGTATTACAGTCTCCCCTGATTAACCTTCCAAAGGCGAAAACCAGGGACATATCCACGATCATGAAGTCAAGTAGTTCTATGCAAGTCAATGAAACTCATAATTAAGTAACACATAAGGGCCTGATTGATGACATTGTGTAATGCAACATGCATTGGGAAATCACACCAAAAGGTACAAACTGATTTTACAAGTGTAAAACTTTGAACAAAGATCAGTGATTATTTCAACCTTGGAACTGTACACTGTCTCCACATTATCTCCATTCTGATCGTTTAAGAAATTATGACCACTTGAATGATAGTCTTGTTATGATCTATAACATATTTCAACTAATGGTTTCACTAAAATGATGATTACAGTAATGCTGTCAGCAACACATTTTTTGAAATTTGACACTACTGCACTACAATTGTAAGGATTATTTCTTTTCTGCATAGAATGAATCTATAGTTTCCTAGTTTTTGTTGCTCCCTCTTTCTGGCACATACTAGTTTGATATTTATTCAAGCATATGAACTGAGGCTAATTATAATTGGAGTTGTAAATTGATGTTTTATCAGACTCATGCTCTTGTTGTTTCCTTCTTCTGTACTAAGTAAATTTTCCATCAGTTCCTAGAAAATTGGATGACAGAAGAGAAACCATTGATGTTGTTACCAATAATAACACAATAACATAGCATGCCGACCTATTTGAGGATCATATACAATTCACACAATAAATATTATACAATTTCTATAGTTCCACAAACTATTGTCCCGCATCTATGGGCATCATTCTTGTATTTAAGTAATTATAGTACTGGTCATGATTCTGACAAACACGACATCTGAACAACAATCATTCAGTTGGGGCTTACTATGCATTCCAATGAATATCTGGTCAAGGCGTGATCTGATATTACTGTCTGAGGTTTGTTAACAAGATTTGAGATGGGGAGACCGTAATATCCCCGATCCAATTAACCTTACATTGGTGGAGGGCTGTAGTTTTGATTAATACATGAGTTCTTGAGTACTACTTTTGGGAATTATCCCATGATGTCCAACAGTAGAAACACGAGAAAGAACATGACACTAACTAGCACTAAAGCAATTCCAACAGTCAGACCTCCGTTTGGTTGGTGTCCATAAAAATGTCTTTTTTATTGATTATACTAACATGGCCTCATACCTGCGGGAAGACCTCCTGCAGAGCACGAAGCACTGACTTCAGAGTCATGATTCGATAGCTAATACGCTCTCTGCAATGGACAAGTTGAGAACCAAATCAGTCGAGGCGAAATAGAAATCGATAAATCGAATTCCGATCACAACAAAAGGCACATAAAAGAAACACGATTGAATTCTCACCGGAAAAGATCcaagaaaggaaaggaagaaaaaggagaacacgAGAAGGATGAGCAAGGGCAAGGGAAAAGAACCTGTAGGGAGAGAGACGACTCGGGATTGACTTGGAGATCAACCAAGCAAGCGACTTCAGCGGACTTCGTGCCCTTTCTTCGCCTATAAATAAGATATGAGAGTATGGATTCGCGTAGAGATTCCTTGGTCGTGTGCGTTGCACGTGTGTCCGAAGAGACGCAAAATTATGTGGAAATTGGATTATTTTATTTAGGGTAATTTCTCACAAAGCCCCTCTATTAGTTCCTTTCCTCGGAGCACCCCATTTCTTTTCTTTACTTACATAAATGCCCTTGATCTTTCCGTTTCTCGGCGCATGGATCTGAAAATTTAGGGGTACTTTGGTATTTATGCAAATCAGAC
This DNA window, taken from Musa acuminata AAA Group cultivar baxijiao chromosome BXJ3-7, Cavendish_Baxijiao_AAA, whole genome shotgun sequence, encodes the following:
- the LOC103992426 gene encoding uncharacterized protein LOC103992426 isoform X1, encoding MALLGFCCCFVLVYLLIVLISFIVDHAFRDRRGGASQRDERKGLPESLGEKEESCVRFKFQHQISNYQRGNCDEEPEAALPVDGGDESSHGFSSEKDFRGFMEEPKATTSCTELDSGEAAAAAADDDAVHNASDSIEIKDKILPRNYEVVEENGACSLSEEFSGFDSETDSISMSDGYSVHDLVVDSDGFLSERDFDGEEEQLRKSLNQEEEEEEEEEEEEEEEEEEEEEEEEEEEADDRLQETTNLPCSHAPQIEFTDSSDDDLDSTSRGCSPMKSPEEVLDAEEAGDGSDAAADKSEKKNQFKVSDDEEYGELELLWEHQDLIEQLRMELRRARDIGLPTILEESESPRTVEDLKPLKMDESFLHEDPLDELHRAYRSYRERMRKFDILNYQKMYAIGFLQVKDPLRSLGPRKTLALAISSILSQSFWSIRRKPSSEPSDKFIKELQSDLEVVYVGQTCLSWEFLRWQYEKARELPESDPYRSHHFNQVAGEFQQFQVVIQRFVENETFQGPRLPNYIRNRCVLRNLLQVPLIREDGAREKMEDHHKGCYDITSEMIEDAMEESIRIFWEFVKADKDETPGILKGFMGAHVDLQDPSDFDLMEDIQSDLRKVVHASPVLQLSLLFSCNLLLFGAEREEAQRHCKNWQLHSQEVQKAKGRSIKSGPFLLPSRPEAGGKSAENVYNHNRSIGVVPQETEQD
- the LOC103992426 gene encoding uncharacterized protein LOC103992426 isoform X2; this translates as MALLGFCCCFVLVYLLIVLISFIVDHAFRDRRGGASQRDERKGLPESLGEKEESCVRFKFQHQISNYQRGNCDEEPEAALPVDGGDESSHGFSSEKDFRGFMEEPKATTSCTELDSGEAAAAAADDDAVHNASDSIEIKDKILPRNYEVVEENGACSLSEEFSGFDSETDSISMSDGYSVHDLVVDSDGFLSERDFDGEEEQLRKSLNQEEEEEEEEEEEEEEEEEEEEEEEEEEEADDRLQETTNLPCSHAPQIEFTDSSDDDLDSTSRGCSPMKSPEEVLDAEEAGDGSDAAADKSEKKNQFKVSDDEEYGELELLWEHQDLIEQLRMELRRARDIGLPTILEESESPRTVEDLKPLKMDESFLHEDPLDELHRAYRSYRERMRKFDILNYQKMYAIGFLQVKDPLRSLGPRKTLALAISSILSQSFWSIRRKPSSEPSDKFIKELQSDLEVVYVGQTCLSWEFLRWQYEKARELPESDPYRSHHFNQVAGEFQQFQVVIQRFVENETFQGPRLPNYIRNRCVLRNLLQVPLIREDGAREKMEDHHKGCYDITSEMIEDAMEESIRIFWEFVKADKDETPGILKGFMGAHVDLQDPSDFDLMEDIQSDLRKKEKKLKDIVRTGNCIVKKFKRPKEDRSNQDLFFSQVDLKLVARVLRMSTITTDQLVWCHKKLSKIRLVERKIYREPSFLLFPC
- the LOC103992426 gene encoding uncharacterized protein LOC103992426 isoform X3, whose translation is MALLGFCCCFVLVYLLIVLISFIVDHAFRDRRGGASQRDERKGLPESLGEKEESCVRFKFQHQISNYQRGNCDEEPEAALPVDGGDESSHGFSSEKDFRGFMEEPKATTSCTELDSGEAAAAAADDDAVHNASDSIEIKDKILPRNYEVVEENGACSLSEEFSGFDSETDSISMSDGYSVHDLVVDSDGFLSERDFDGEEEQLRKSLNQEEEEEEEEEEEEEEEEEEEEEEEEEEEADDRLQETTNLPCSHAPQIEFTDSSDDDLDSTSRGCSPMKSPEEVLDAEEAGDGSDAAADKSEKKNQFKVSDDEEYGELELLWEHQDLIEQLRMELRRARDIGLPTILEESESPRTVEDLKPLKMDESFLHEDPLDELHRAYRSYRERMRKFDILNYQKMYAIGFLQVKDPLRSLGPRKTLALAISSILSQSFWSIRRKPSSEPSDKFIKELQSDLEVVYVGQTCLSWEFLRWQYEKARELPESDPYRSHHFNQVAGEFQQFQVVIQRFVENETFQGPRLPNYIRNRCVLRNLLQVPLIRVLLQRMERERRWRITTRDAMTSQVR
- the LOC135584741 gene encoding extracellular ribonuclease LE-like; translation: MATQTAAARTRRLHPEMKPSVTLLLLLLLLPLLAAQDFDFFYFVQQWPGSYCDTKQSCCYPSTGKPVADFGIHGLWPNYNDGSYPSNCDPKRPYNASEINDLMGRMRSRWPTLACPSGDGSRFWSHEWEKHGTCSASVLDQHSYFQTALDLKKRVNLLKLLQDAGVRPDGGFYGLGDISSAIGDAIGYAPGIECNANEFGNRQLYQIYVCVDTSGKELIRCPVYPTSKCSSRIEFPPF
- the LOC103992430 gene encoding uncharacterized protein LOC103992430, giving the protein MTLKSVLRALQEVFPQIDLRILRAVAVEYSEDVDAAVEFILSDVLPIITEPAEASNPYISLDAEQSLNVGAYSREDANRANLLPCHNVIVEQKESLLPSEPEAESDMNLFADHAHSEPQSSVVMLAGNCSNVLGKNETLETKLEEEVSVPQTIAAKCDVMDADVQELGKTKLDGTLAATSDSCSTLSFQTVQNNVDLMECGTQIEKAVSSCISEHEEQLLGAFKDVAKLQDKMGL